Proteins encoded together in one Lathyrus oleraceus cultivar Zhongwan6 chromosome 5, CAAS_Psat_ZW6_1.0, whole genome shotgun sequence window:
- the LOC127079090 gene encoding uncharacterized protein LOC127079090, whose protein sequence is MQQREKETFREYAQRWREIATQVVPPMEEKEMTKVFLKTLDTFYYERMIASAPTDFTDMVNMGVRLEEAVREGRLVREGSSSSSGAKRYGGFMKKKEQETNAVSYNHPRRINYPYHSQHQHIAAVTPVITSAPVQVQYPQQRTNRFQQNTQYQQQHQSQQHQHQLQQRPPQQQRRTNFDPIPMSYAELYPALITKNLVQPRPRPLVPEVLPWWYKPEVSCPFHQNAPGHDLDNCFALKLEVQKLTRAGILTFKNMGPNVKDNPMPSHGPSSVNNIEVCLNEQRVTKIEEIRRSLVEIHSVLCAHGLFQHDHQICGTCSVNSRGCRKIQDDLQGVLDQGLIQISRQVSSPESQEQEVNVIIPCFNIPEKVEIAYHPREPVVICPLGPMPYTSDKAVPYRYAATIIENGKEVEIKTLASVTNIAANSRMTRSGRVFAPPVIRSRNVEKDPVVVVPVTREAEGQTSNSTFDKETNELLRIIKLSDYKVVDQLLQTPSKISILSLLLNSTVHREALLKVLDQAFVEQDITAEQFNNVVGSITSCNGLGFCDEELPEEGKNHNFALHISANCQGDSLSNILIDTGSSPNVMPKSTLLKLKYKGGQMRHSGIIVKAFDGSRKSVIGEVDLPIGIGPHVFQITFQVMDIVPAYSCLLGRPWIHQAGAITSTLHQKLKFFKNGQIVTVNGEQAMLISHLSSFSVIEADETAVQTPFQALTIDDYKKSEGSIASFKDAQ, encoded by the coding sequence ATGCAACAAAGAGAAAAGGAGACATTCCGTGAATACGCGCAAAGGTGGCGCGAAATTGCAACACAGGTTGTTCCACCtatggaagaaaaggagatgacgaAAGTGTTCTTAAAGACTCTTGATACTttttattacgagaggatgattgCAAGCGCTCCTACAGACTTTACAGACATGGTAAACATGGGAGTCCGTTTAGAGGAAGCAGTTCGAGAAGGGCGTCTAGTCAGAGAAGGAAGTTCATCTTCAAGCGGGGCAAAGAGGTACGGCGGTTTTATGAAAAAGAAGGAACAAGAAACTAATGCTGTGTCCTATAATCATCCAAGAAGGATCAATTATCCTTACCATTCCCAACACCAACATATAGCAGCCGTGACTCCAGTAATCACTTCCGCTCCAGTTCAAGTCCAATACCCTCAGCAGCGTACCAACCGCTTCCAACAGAAtactcagtatcagcaacaacatcaatctcaacaacatcaacatcagtTACAACAACGTCCACCACAGCAGCAAAGAAGAAccaattttgatccaattccaatgtcatatgcagaattgtatccagCTTTGATCACTAAAAACCTTGTGCAACCACGACCACGACCTCTTGTACCAGAAGTGCTACcttggtggtacaagccagaggTATCTTGTCCCTTTCATCAGAATGCTCCAGGTCATGACTTAGACAACTGTTTTGCTTTAAAGTTGGAAGTACAGAAGTTGACAAGAGCAGGTATCCTGACCTTCAAGAACATGGGTCCCAATGTGAAGGACAATCCAATGCCAAGTCATGGTCCTTCATCAGTGAACAATATAGAAGTTTGTCTCAATGAACAACGTGTTACGAAGATAGAGGAGATTCGGCGGTCTTTGGTTGAAATTCATTCTGTTTTATGTGCTCATGGTCTATTCCAACATGACCACCAGATCTGTGGTACATGTTCAGTCAATTCAAGAGGTTGTAGAAAGATTCAAGATGATTTGCAAGGCGTCCTTGATCAGGGTTTGATTCAGATTTCTAGACAAGTGAGTTCTCCAGAATCACAAGAACAAGAGGTGAATGTCATCATTCCTTGCTTCAACATTCCAGAGAAAGTAGAGATAGCTTATCATCCGAGGGAGCCAGTGGTGATTTGCCCTCTGGGCCCAATGCCTTACACTTCAGATAAAGCGGTCCCCTACCGCTATGCAGCAACTATTATTGAGAACGGTAAAGAGGTCGAGATTAAAACCTTAGCCTCAGTTACCAATATCGCAGCAAATAGCCGAATGACGCGCAGTGGCCGCGTGTTCGCTCCACCGGTTATCCGAAGTAGAAATGTTGAGAAAGATCCAGTAGTCGTGGTACCAGTGACAAGAGAAGCAGAAGGGCAAACAAGCAATTCAACCTTTGATAAAGAAACAAATGAACTACTTAGAATTATCAAGCTCAGTGACTACAAAGTGGTAGATCAGTTGCTacagacaccgtcaaaaatctcgaTCCTGTCCTTATTATTGAATTCAACTGTCCACAGAGAAGCACTACTGAAGGTGCTTGATCAAGCCTTTGTAGAACAGGATATAACAGCAGAGCAGTTCAACAATGTTGTAGGCAGCATCACTTCGTGCAATGGCTTAggcttttgtgatgaagaactgCCAGAAGAAGGAAAGAATCACAACTTCGCTCTCCATATCTCAGCCAATTGTCAAGGGGATTCTTTGTCTAATATCCTAATTGACACCGGTTCATCTCCGAATGTCATGCCCAAGTCTACCTTGTTGAAGCTAAAGTACAAAGGGGGGCAAATGCGGCACAGTGGAATTATTGTGAAAGCGTTCGATGGATCAAGAAAATCAGTCATTGGAGAAGTTGATTTGCCTATTGGTATTGGACCACATGTattccagatcactttccaggttatggatataGTGCCAGCTTATAGCTGTCTGCTCGGACGCCCATGGATTCATCAGGCGGGTGCCATTACATCCACGTTACACCAAAAGTTAAAATTTTTCAAGAATGGGCAAATAGTGACGGTTAATGGGGAGCAGGCTATGCTGATTAGCCACCTTTCATCGTTTAGTGTGATAGAAGCAGACGAAACGGCTGTTCAAACTCCATTTCAGGCCCTGACCATCGATGATTACAAGAAAAGTGAAGGTTCAATTGCGTCATTCAAAGACGCCCAGTAG